A section of the Kribbella sp. HUAS MG21 genome encodes:
- the rpoB gene encoding DNA-directed RNA polymerase subunit beta, whose translation MVASRNPQSDSISNVSGPRRISFAKISEPLQVPDLLALQVDSFDWLVGNETWQARVAAAEAEGRSDLSGPSGLEEIFEEISPIEDFSGTMSLSFRDHRFEPPKNTVDECKERDVTYSAPLFVTAEFMNNETGEIKSQTVFMGDFPLMTRKGTFVINGTERVVVSQLVRSPGVYFERTPDKTSDKDIFTAKIIPSRGAWLEFEVDKRDMVGVRLDRKRKQNVTVLLKALGWTDAQILEEFGDYESIRLTLEKDHTSGQDDALLDIYRKLRPGEPPTREAAQALLENYYFNGKRYDLAKVGRYKINKKLGRDEAHDQAVLTVDDIVATIKYLVALHEGKTELPAPRGEIVVEEDDIDHFGNRRLRTVGELIQNQLRTGLARMERVVRERMTTQDVEAITPQTLINIRPVVAALKEFFGTSQLSQFMDQTNPVAGLTHKRRLNALGPGGLSRERAGFEVRDVHPSHYGRMCPIETPEGPNIGLIGSLASYGRVNAFGFVETPYRKVIDGQVTDQVDYLTADEEDRFVIAQANAALTEGNRFAEERVLVRRRHGEVELVPVEDVDYMDVSPRQMVSVATALIPFLEHDDANRALMGSNMQRQAVPLITSDAPLVGTGMEFRGAVDAGDVVVADKAGVVKEVSADLIEVAADDGTYQTYRMAKFRRSNQGTCINQRPLVDAGARVEVGTPLADGPCTDEGEMALGRNMLVAFMTWEGYNYEDAIILSQRVVQQDLLTSIHIEEHEVDARDTKLGPEEITRDIPNVSDEMLSDLDERGIIRIGAEVTTGDILVGKVTPKGETELTPEERLLRAIFGEKAREVRDTSLKVPHGEEGTVIGVRVFDRDNGDELPPGVNQLVRVYVAQKRKISVGDKLAGRHGNKGVISKILPVEDMPFLEDGTHVDVILNPLGVPGRMNVGQVLETHLGWIASRGWEVDEENQEEWAQRLIKIGAGSAEPMTNVATPVFDGATEEEVTGLLGSTLPNRDGVRMVNGQGKARLFDGRSGEPFPDPIGVGYMYMLKLHHLVDDKIHARSTGPYSMITQQPLGGKAQFGGQRFGEMEVWALEAYGAAFALQELLTIKSDDVVGRVKVYEAIVKGENIPEPGIPESFKVLVKEMQSLCLNVEVLSSDGSRVEMRDSEEDVFRAAEELGIDLSRREPNSVEEV comes from the coding sequence GACTGGCTGGTCGGTAACGAAACGTGGCAGGCCCGGGTGGCCGCCGCCGAGGCCGAGGGGCGGTCGGACCTGTCCGGCCCCAGCGGCCTGGAAGAGATTTTCGAGGAGATCTCCCCGATCGAGGACTTCAGCGGCACCATGTCGCTGTCGTTCCGCGACCACCGCTTCGAGCCGCCGAAGAACACGGTCGACGAGTGCAAGGAGCGCGACGTCACGTACTCCGCGCCGCTGTTCGTCACGGCCGAGTTCATGAACAACGAGACCGGCGAGATCAAGAGCCAGACCGTGTTCATGGGCGACTTCCCGCTGATGACGCGCAAGGGCACGTTCGTGATCAACGGCACCGAGCGGGTCGTCGTCTCGCAGCTCGTCCGGTCGCCCGGTGTGTACTTCGAGCGCACCCCGGACAAGACCTCCGACAAGGACATCTTCACCGCCAAGATCATCCCGTCGCGCGGCGCGTGGCTGGAGTTCGAGGTGGACAAGCGCGACATGGTCGGCGTCCGCCTCGACCGCAAGCGCAAGCAGAACGTCACCGTGCTGCTGAAGGCGCTCGGCTGGACCGACGCGCAGATCCTCGAGGAGTTCGGCGACTACGAGTCGATCCGCCTCACCCTGGAGAAGGACCACACCTCCGGGCAGGACGACGCGCTGCTGGACATCTACCGCAAGCTGCGTCCGGGTGAGCCGCCGACCCGCGAGGCCGCGCAGGCGCTGCTGGAGAACTACTACTTCAACGGCAAGCGCTACGACCTGGCCAAGGTCGGCCGCTACAAGATCAACAAGAAGCTCGGCCGCGACGAGGCGCACGACCAGGCGGTGCTGACCGTCGACGACATCGTCGCCACGATCAAGTACCTGGTCGCGCTGCACGAGGGCAAGACCGAGCTGCCGGCCCCGCGCGGCGAGATCGTGGTCGAAGAGGACGACATCGACCACTTCGGCAACCGCCGGCTGCGCACCGTCGGCGAGCTGATCCAGAACCAGCTCCGCACCGGCCTGGCCCGGATGGAGCGGGTGGTCCGGGAGCGGATGACGACCCAGGACGTCGAGGCGATCACGCCGCAGACCCTGATCAACATCCGCCCGGTGGTGGCGGCGCTGAAGGAGTTCTTCGGCACCTCCCAGCTGTCCCAGTTCATGGACCAGACCAACCCGGTCGCGGGCCTCACCCACAAGCGCCGGCTGAACGCGCTCGGCCCCGGTGGTCTGAGCCGTGAGCGGGCCGGCTTCGAGGTCCGTGACGTGCACCCGTCGCACTACGGCCGGATGTGCCCGATCGAGACCCCGGAAGGCCCGAACATCGGCCTGATCGGCTCGCTCGCGTCCTACGGCCGGGTGAACGCGTTCGGCTTCGTCGAGACGCCGTACCGCAAGGTCATCGACGGCCAGGTCACCGACCAGGTCGACTACCTGACCGCCGACGAGGAGGACCGCTTCGTCATCGCGCAGGCGAACGCCGCGCTGACCGAGGGCAACCGGTTCGCCGAGGAGCGCGTGCTGGTCCGCCGCCGGCACGGCGAGGTCGAGCTGGTGCCGGTCGAGGACGTGGACTACATGGACGTCTCGCCGCGCCAGATGGTGTCGGTGGCGACCGCGCTGATCCCGTTCCTCGAGCACGACGACGCGAACCGCGCGCTGATGGGTTCGAACATGCAGCGCCAGGCGGTGCCGCTGATCACCTCGGACGCCCCGCTGGTCGGTACCGGCATGGAGTTCCGCGGTGCGGTGGACGCCGGCGACGTGGTCGTGGCCGACAAGGCCGGTGTGGTCAAGGAGGTCTCGGCCGACCTGATCGAGGTCGCCGCCGACGACGGCACGTACCAGACCTACCGGATGGCGAAGTTCCGCCGCTCGAACCAGGGCACCTGCATCAACCAGCGCCCGCTGGTCGACGCCGGCGCGCGGGTCGAGGTCGGGACGCCGCTGGCCGACGGCCCGTGCACCGACGAGGGCGAGATGGCCCTCGGCCGGAACATGCTGGTCGCCTTCATGACGTGGGAGGGCTACAACTACGAGGACGCGATCATCCTCAGCCAGCGCGTCGTGCAGCAGGACCTGCTGACCTCGATCCACATCGAGGAGCACGAGGTCGACGCCCGCGACACCAAGCTGGGCCCGGAGGAGATCACCCGGGACATCCCGAACGTCTCCGACGAGATGCTGTCCGACCTGGACGAGCGCGGCATCATCCGGATCGGCGCCGAGGTCACCACCGGCGACATCCTGGTCGGCAAGGTCACCCCGAAGGGCGAGACCGAGCTGACCCCGGAGGAGCGGCTGCTGCGCGCGATCTTCGGTGAGAAGGCGCGCGAGGTCCGCGACACCTCGCTGAAGGTGCCGCACGGCGAGGAGGGCACCGTCATCGGCGTCCGGGTCTTCGACCGGGACAACGGCGACGAGCTGCCGCCGGGCGTCAACCAGCTGGTCCGGGTGTACGTCGCCCAGAAGCGGAAGATCTCGGTCGGCGACAAGCTGGCCGGCCGGCACGGCAACAAGGGCGTCATCTCGAAGATCCTGCCGGTCGAGGACATGCCGTTCCTCGAGGACGGCACCCACGTCGACGTGATCCTGAACCCGCTGGGCGTGCCCGGCCGGATGAACGTCGGCCAGGTGCTGGAGACCCACCTCGGGTGGATCGCCAGCCGCGGCTGGGAGGTCGACGAGGAGAACCAGGAGGAGTGGGCGCAGCGGCTGATCAAGATCGGCGCCGGTTCGGCCGAGCCGATGACGAACGTCGCCACCCCGGTCTTCGACGGTGCCACCGAGGAGGAGGTCACCGGCCTGCTCGGCTCGACGCTGCCGAACCGCGACGGCGTCCGGATGGTCAACGGCCAGGGCAAGGCCCGGCTGTTCGACGGCCGTTCGGGTGAGCCGTTCCCGGACCCGATCGGTGTCGGCTACATGTACATGCTGAAGCTGCACCACCTGGTCGACGACAAGATCCACGCGCGGTCGACCGGTCCGTACTCGATGATCACCCAGCAGCCGCTGGGCGGTAAGGCCCAGTTCGGTGGCCAGCGGTTCGGCGAGATGGAGGTGTGGGCCCTGGAGGCCTACGGTGCCGCCTTCGCGCTGCAGGAGCTGCTGACCATCAAGTCCGACGACGTCGTCGGGCGGGTCAAGGTGTACGAGGCGATCGTCAAGGGCGAGAACATCCCGGAGCCGGGTATCCCGGAGTCGTTCAAGGTTCTGGTCAAGGAAATGCAGTCCCTCTGCCTCAACGTCGAGGTGCTCTCGTCCGACGGAAGCCGGGTCGAGATGCGCGACAGCGAGGAGGACGTCTTCCGGGCGGCGGAGGAACTGGGCATCGACCTGTCCCGGCGGGAGCCGAACAGCGTCGAGGAGGTCTGA